Proteins encoded within one genomic window of bacterium:
- a CDS encoding fumarylacetoacetate hydrolase family protein: protein MRLVTFASRGRTRVGALSGGWIVDLTAAAQAHYAARGAARPGARARTLLPPSMRHLLAGGDEALTFARAVTAEAEARLSTTEGARALEADGIAWRRDDVRLLPPVPAPPKILCVGRNYAEHAREGGSDPPELPIFFGRFPHSLLGPGEPYVMPRASTQVDFEGELAAIIGTGGRDIPEARALRHVAGYTPFNDMSIRDYQRRTSQWMLGKNFDRSGPLGPALVTRDEIPDPQALTLTVDVSGERMQEVSTSIMIFTVAYLIAYVSRVLTLEPGDVIATGTPSGVGYARTPPRWLRPGDVVRVEITGLGALETPVAAGS from the coding sequence ATGCGGTTGGTGACGTTTGCGTCGCGCGGGAGGACCCGGGTCGGGGCGCTGTCGGGAGGCTGGATCGTCGACCTGACCGCGGCCGCGCAGGCGCACTACGCGGCGCGCGGGGCGGCGCGCCCCGGGGCCCGCGCCCGCACGTTGCTGCCCCCGTCGATGCGCCATCTGCTCGCCGGCGGCGACGAAGCGCTCACGTTCGCCCGCGCGGTCACCGCCGAAGCGGAGGCGCGCCTCTCCACGACGGAGGGCGCTCGCGCGTTGGAGGCGGACGGCATCGCGTGGCGCCGTGACGATGTGCGGCTGCTCCCTCCGGTTCCCGCCCCGCCGAAAATCCTCTGCGTCGGCCGGAATTACGCGGAGCACGCGCGCGAGGGCGGGAGCGATCCCCCCGAGCTCCCGATCTTCTTTGGGCGGTTCCCCCACAGCCTGCTCGGCCCCGGCGAGCCCTATGTGATGCCGCGCGCGAGCACCCAGGTGGATTTCGAGGGCGAGCTCGCGGCAATCATCGGGACGGGCGGGCGCGACATCCCCGAAGCCCGCGCGTTGCGGCACGTCGCCGGCTACACGCCGTTCAACGACATGTCGATCCGGGACTATCAGCGCCGCACGTCGCAGTGGATGCTCGGCAAGAACTTCGACCGCAGCGGCCCGCTCGGCCCGGCCCTTGTCACGCGCGACGAGATCCCAGATCCGCAGGCGCTCACCCTTACGGTGGACGTGAGCGGCGAGCGCATGCAGGAGGTCAGCACCAGCATCATGATCTTCACGGTCGCATACCTGATCGCGTATGTCTCCCGCGTGCTGACGCTCGAACCCGGGGACGTCATCGCGACCGGCACGCCGAGCGGCGTTGGGTACGCACGCACACCCCCGCGATGGTTGCGCCCCGGTGACGTCGTGCGCGTCGAGATCACCGGGCTCGGCGCGCTGGAGACGCCGGTCGCGGCGGGGTCCTAA
- a CDS encoding sodium:solute symporter, which produces MNWTILIVFAFFFLLVTVMGFVAVHWQRGDLTRLDEWGLAGRRFGTVVTWFLLGGDLYTAYTFIAVPALVYGVGALGFFAVPYTIIVYPLVFVLMPRLWAVCRRHHYITPADFVRGRYGSSGLALAIAVTGILATMPYIALQLVGIQVVLATMGFVGSGVARDLPLIIAFLILAAYTYQSGLRAPALIALVKDSMIYITVIVAVIAIPIKLGGFGHIFQAAAAALPAKKGFLILPPAAAMPYASLALGSALALFMYPHAITAVLSSSSGQVVRRNAALLPAYSLMLGLLALFGYMAIAAGVKVSAPSLAVPALLLKMFPDWFVGFAFAAIAIGALVPAAVMSIAAANLFTRNIYHVYFKTVGASHEEATVAKTVSLLVKIGALAFVLLLPTQYAINLQLLGGVWILQTFPAIVFGLYTRWFHHVALVLGWLVAMVVGTGLAWSTGFKSPVYPLHVGGMTINAYAALEMFVLNILIAIVGTWILDAVGVPRGRDETAGDAYEAEEEVLGAPAVAAAR; this is translated from the coding sequence TTCTGCTGGTCACGGTGATGGGGTTTGTCGCCGTGCACTGGCAGCGGGGCGACTTGACGCGGCTCGACGAATGGGGTCTCGCCGGGCGGCGGTTCGGCACGGTGGTGACCTGGTTTTTGCTCGGCGGCGACCTCTACACGGCGTACACGTTCATCGCGGTGCCGGCGCTGGTCTACGGCGTGGGAGCGCTGGGGTTCTTCGCGGTACCCTACACGATCATTGTCTACCCCCTCGTCTTCGTGCTGATGCCGCGGTTGTGGGCCGTCTGCCGGCGTCATCACTACATCACGCCGGCCGATTTCGTCCGCGGCCGGTACGGGTCCAGCGGTCTGGCGCTCGCCATCGCCGTGACCGGCATCCTGGCCACGATGCCGTACATCGCGCTGCAGCTCGTGGGCATCCAGGTGGTGCTCGCGACGATGGGATTCGTGGGGTCGGGGGTGGCGAGGGACCTGCCGCTCATCATCGCCTTCCTGATCCTCGCCGCCTACACGTACCAAAGCGGCCTCCGGGCGCCGGCGCTGATCGCCCTCGTGAAGGACTCCATGATCTACATCACCGTGATCGTCGCGGTCATCGCGATCCCGATCAAGCTCGGGGGTTTCGGGCACATCTTCCAGGCCGCGGCGGCGGCGCTTCCGGCGAAGAAAGGCTTTCTGATCTTGCCGCCGGCGGCGGCGATGCCCTACGCGTCGCTGGCGCTCGGGTCGGCGTTGGCCCTGTTCATGTACCCGCACGCGATCACGGCCGTGTTGAGCTCCTCGAGCGGTCAGGTCGTCCGGCGGAACGCCGCGCTCCTGCCCGCGTACTCACTGATGCTCGGGCTGCTTGCGCTGTTCGGGTATATGGCGATCGCGGCCGGCGTGAAGGTGTCCGCCCCGAGCCTTGCGGTGCCGGCTTTGCTGTTGAAGATGTTTCCCGACTGGTTCGTCGGATTCGCGTTCGCGGCGATCGCGATCGGCGCGCTCGTGCCTGCCGCGGTCATGTCGATCGCGGCCGCCAATCTCTTCACGCGCAACATCTACCACGTGTACTTCAAGACGGTCGGCGCCTCCCACGAGGAGGCCACGGTCGCGAAGACCGTGTCGCTCCTCGTCAAGATCGGCGCCCTCGCGTTCGTGCTCTTGCTGCCGACGCAGTATGCGATCAACCTGCAGCTGCTCGGAGGCGTGTGGATCCTCCAGACGTTCCCGGCCATCGTGTTCGGATTGTACACGCGCTGGTTCCATCACGTTGCGCTGGTGCTCGGGTGGCTGGTCGCGATGGTCGTCGGCACCGGCCTCGCGTGGTCGACGGGCTTCAAGTCGCCGGTGTACCCCCTGCACGTCGGCGGCATGACCATCAACGCCTACGCCGCGCTCGAGATGTTCGTGCTGAACATCCTCATCGCGATCGTGGGGACGTGGATCCTCGACGCGGTGGGCGTGCCCCGAGGGAGGGACGAGACGGCGGGCGACGCGTACGAGGCCGAGGAGGAAGTGCTCGGCGCGCCGGCGGTCGCCGCGGCACGGTAG